The following proteins come from a genomic window of Paucimonas lemoignei:
- a CDS encoding imelysin family lipoprotein has product MFRPKLLFTSLAALALGACAPADPQAVTSAAIAKQVILPTYSRWVDADRQLATSALAFCEGKTDLASARADFLHAQKTWAELQPLLIGPLAEGNRAWQVQFWPDKKNLVGRQVEQLVTAQPQISADALAKSSVVVQGLSAYEYILFDAAIDMANAEQKARYCPLLTAIGERQKALAEEILSSWNSTDGMLAQLSKFPNKRYADSHEAIAELLRVQVTALDSLKKKLGTPLGRQTKGAPQPFQADAWRSKSSLSSLEASLASAETVWSGVDNKGLRGLLPAEQKPLAEKIDAAYAASRKLLSALKPPLADLLASEEGRQQLNAFYDSLNVVHRLHEGELAKALGIQLGFNANDGD; this is encoded by the coding sequence ATGTTCCGCCCCAAGTTGCTTTTCACCAGCCTTGCCGCGCTCGCCCTGGGCGCCTGTGCGCCAGCGGACCCGCAAGCGGTAACCTCGGCAGCCATCGCCAAGCAAGTGATCCTGCCGACTTACAGCCGCTGGGTTGATGCGGATCGCCAATTGGCCACCAGCGCTTTGGCGTTCTGTGAAGGCAAGACGGATCTGGCCAGCGCGCGCGCCGACTTCCTGCATGCGCAAAAGACCTGGGCCGAACTGCAGCCGCTGCTGATTGGCCCGCTGGCCGAGGGCAATCGCGCCTGGCAGGTGCAGTTCTGGCCGGACAAGAAAAACCTCGTCGGCCGTCAGGTTGAGCAATTGGTCACCGCACAGCCGCAGATCAGCGCCGATGCCTTGGCCAAGTCCAGTGTGGTGGTGCAAGGCTTGTCGGCTTATGAATACATTCTGTTCGATGCCGCCATCGACATGGCCAACGCCGAACAGAAGGCGCGCTATTGCCCGCTGCTCACCGCCATTGGTGAACGCCAGAAAGCCCTGGCCGAGGAAATTCTCAGCAGTTGGAACAGCACCGATGGCATGCTGGCGCAATTGAGCAAATTCCCCAACAAGCGCTACGCCGATTCCCACGAAGCCATCGCCGAACTGCTGCGGGTGCAGGTCACCGCGCTGGACAGCCTGAAGAAGAAACTGGGCACGCCACTGGGTCGCCAGACCAAGGGCGCTCCGCAACCTTTCCAGGCTGATGCGTGGCGCAGCAAGTCTTCACTGAGCAGCCTGGAAGCCAGCCTGGCCAGTGCCGAAACCGTCTGGTCAGGTGTCGACAACAAAGGCCTGCGTGGCTTGTTGCCCGCCGAGCAGAAACCGCTGGCCGAGAAGATCGACGCTGCTTACGCTGCAAGTCGCAAACTGTTGTCCGCGCTGAAACCGCCGCTGGCTGACCTGTTGGCCAGCGAAGAAGGCCGTCAGCAGCTCAACGCTTTCTACGACAGCCTGAATGTCGTGCACCGCCTGCATGAAGGCGAACTGGCCAAGGCGCTGGGCATTCAGTTGGGCTTCAACGCCAACGACGGCGACTGA
- a CDS encoding lipoprotein — MMLRRQALALGSLLLSACTLGGWTLFRQKGKSPLLLSARDDGDGKHYAVGYRLDGQQVFATQVGQRCHDIINHPTLNLALFVARRPGTESYLIDLSDGRLLQTITSLPDRHFYGHAVIHGGGEWLYATENDTTDPGRGLLGVYRFVDGRLVHSGEIPTHGIGPHQVSWMPDGETLVVANGGIRTEAESRVEMNLNAMEPSLVLMKRDGTLLSKETLGQSMNSVRHLGIGSDGTIVAGQQFMGPSHESAELLAIKRPGQPFQAFPVDQQQLAAMAHYTASVAVHSELRLVALTAPRGNRFFIWDLDSGAVRLDAPLPDCAGVGAVSDGFVVTSGQGRCRFYDCRKPELVATPLDLPAGLWDNHLHLV; from the coding sequence ATGATGTTGCGACGCCAGGCCCTGGCCCTCGGAAGTCTGCTGCTCAGCGCCTGCACGCTGGGCGGCTGGACCCTTTTCAGGCAAAAAGGCAAAAGCCCGCTGCTGCTCTCGGCCCGTGATGACGGCGACGGCAAGCATTACGCCGTGGGCTATCGCCTCGATGGGCAGCAAGTCTTCGCAACCCAGGTCGGCCAACGCTGCCACGACATCATCAACCACCCGACGCTGAATCTGGCGTTGTTCGTCGCCCGCCGTCCCGGCACCGAAAGCTACTTGATCGATCTGAGCGACGGCCGTCTGTTGCAGACCATCACCTCGCTGCCCGACCGGCATTTCTACGGGCATGCCGTGATACACGGCGGCGGTGAATGGCTGTACGCCACGGAGAATGACACCACCGACCCTGGGCGCGGTCTGCTGGGTGTTTATCGATTCGTCGATGGCCGACTGGTGCATTCGGGTGAAATCCCGACCCACGGCATCGGTCCGCATCAGGTGTCGTGGATGCCCGATGGCGAGACGCTGGTGGTAGCTAACGGCGGTATCCGTACCGAAGCCGAGAGCCGGGTTGAAATGAACCTCAACGCCATGGAGCCAAGCCTGGTGCTGATGAAGCGCGACGGTACCCTGCTGAGCAAGGAAACCCTTGGGCAATCGATGAACAGCGTGCGGCACCTGGGTATTGGCAGTGACGGCACAATAGTCGCCGGTCAGCAGTTCATGGGGCCTTCCCACGAATCCGCCGAGCTGTTGGCCATCAAGCGTCCGGGTCAGCCATTCCAGGCATTCCCGGTGGATCAGCAGCAACTGGCCGCCATGGCCCACTACACCGCCAGCGTGGCGGTACACAGCGAACTGCGTCTGGTGGCCTTGACCGCGCCGAGAGGCAACCGCTTTTTCATCTGGGATCTGGACAGCGGTGCCGTTCGCCTGGACGCGCCTCTGCCGGATTGCGCAGGGGTAGGCGCGGTCTCCGACGGTTTCGTGGTCACTTCCGGCCAGGGCCGCTGCCGGTTCTACGATTGCCGCAAGCCGGAACTTGTCGCCACACCGCTGGATTTACCTGCCGGGCTTTGGGACAACCACCTGCATTTGGTGTGA
- a CDS encoding lipoprotein: MVTWRRAVLVLLGALVMAGCDDAPRFTQAEPGEALAGGNTTVNKRDRNAFSLPSANLSPVRRLDFSVGNSFFRSPWVIAPATTTARDGLGPLFNTNACQNCHIKDGRGHPPEPDAINAVSTLVRLSIPDDPSHAELIKKNGVLPEPTYGGQLQDMAVPGVAPEGKVRIEYEPMPVRFRDGFQVDLRKPTLSITQLGYGPMHPETRASVRVAPPMIGLGLLEAIPDAAILANADPDDRDGDGISGRPNYVWDDAQQKVAMGRFGWKAGQPNLNQQNVHAFAGDMGLTTSLKMADDCTPAQTDCLAAPNGNGPDGEPEVSDNILRLVLFYSRNLAVPVRRDIENPQVLAGKNLFYKAGCQQCHTPQFKTGHDAAEPELADQVIRPYSDLLLHDMGDELADNRTEFQATGREWRTPPLWGIGLTQTVSGHTQFLHDGRARNLLEAVLWHGGEAQAAQRQVLAFDAEQRAALLAFLNSL; the protein is encoded by the coding sequence ATGGTGACGTGGCGGCGTGCGGTGTTGGTTTTACTCGGTGCTTTGGTGATGGCTGGGTGCGATGACGCCCCGCGTTTCACCCAAGCAGAGCCGGGTGAGGCGCTGGCAGGCGGTAATACGACGGTCAACAAGCGTGATCGCAATGCGTTTTCCCTGCCGTCAGCGAACCTGTCGCCGGTTCGCCGCCTGGATTTCAGCGTCGGCAACAGTTTCTTTCGCAGCCCTTGGGTGATTGCGCCGGCGACCACCACGGCTCGCGACGGGCTGGGGCCGCTGTTCAACACCAATGCCTGCCAGAACTGCCACATCAAGGACGGTCGAGGCCATCCGCCTGAGCCGGACGCGATCAATGCCGTATCGACGCTGGTGCGCCTGTCCATCCCCGATGATCCGAGCCACGCTGAGCTGATCAAAAAGAACGGCGTATTGCCCGAGCCGACTTATGGCGGGCAATTGCAGGACATGGCGGTCCCCGGTGTTGCCCCTGAAGGCAAAGTCCGTATCGAATATGAGCCGATGCCGGTGCGCTTTCGTGATGGTTTCCAAGTTGACTTGCGCAAGCCGACGCTGAGCATCACGCAGCTGGGCTACGGTCCGATGCATCCTGAAACTCGCGCGTCGGTAAGGGTTGCGCCGCCCATGATCGGGCTCGGCTTGCTGGAGGCGATTCCCGATGCCGCGATCCTGGCCAATGCCGACCCTGACGACAGAGACGGCGACGGGATTTCCGGGCGCCCCAACTATGTCTGGGACGATGCTCAGCAAAAAGTCGCGATGGGCAGATTTGGCTGGAAGGCCGGCCAACCCAATCTGAATCAGCAGAACGTGCACGCCTTTGCCGGTGACATGGGCCTGACCACCAGCCTGAAAATGGCCGACGACTGCACGCCGGCGCAAACCGACTGCCTCGCGGCGCCCAACGGCAACGGCCCCGACGGCGAGCCCGAGGTCAGCGACAATATCTTGCGACTGGTGCTGTTCTACAGCCGTAATCTGGCTGTCCCGGTCAGGCGCGACATCGAAAATCCACAGGTTCTGGCTGGCAAAAATCTGTTCTACAAGGCAGGCTGCCAGCAATGTCACACGCCGCAGTTCAAGACTGGCCACGATGCCGCAGAACCGGAGCTCGCCGATCAGGTGATTCGTCCCTACAGCGACCTGCTGCTGCACGACATGGGCGACGAGTTGGCTGACAACCGCACGGAGTTTCAGGCCACAGGGCGGGAATGGCGTACCCCACCGCTCTGGGGCATTGGGCTGACCCAGACGGTCAGCGGCCACACCCAGTTTTTACACGACGGGCGCGCCCGTAACCTGCTTGAAGCGGTGCTCTGGCACGGCGGCGAAGCACAGGCTGCGCAGCGTCAGGTGCTGGCATTTGATGCCGAGCAACGCGCCGCACTGCTGGCGTTTCTGAATTCGTTATGA
- the acrB gene encoding multidrug efflux protein — protein MAFTDPFIRRPVLATVVSLLIVLLGFQAFSKLTIRQYPQMENALITVTTAYPGANAETIQGYITQPLQQSLASAEGIDYMTSVSRQNFSVISIYARIGSDSDRLFTELLAKANEVKNKLPQDAEDPVLSKEAADASALMYVSFYSSELSNPQITDYLSRVIQPKLATLPGMAEAQILGNQVFAMRLWLDPVRLAGFGLTAADVTDAVRRYNFLAAAGEVKGEYVVTSINASTDLKSAEAFAAIPLKTAGDSRVLLGDVARVEMGAENYDTVSSFDGIPSVYIAIKGTPSSNPLDVIKEVRRIMPELESQLPPGLKVSIAYDATLFIQASISEVVKTLIEAVLIVIVVVFLFLGALRSVLIPVITIPLSMVGVLFFMQLMGYSINLLTLLAMVLAIGLVVDDAIVVVENIHRHIEKGKTPFDAAIEGAREIAMPVVSMTVTLAAVYAPIGFLEGLTGALFKEFALTLAGAVVISGIVALTLSPMMCAFLLRHDENPSGLSHKLDQMFERLKRRYQSMLHGTLNTRPVVLVFALIILCLIPVLLKFTKSELAPDEDQGIIFMMATSPQPTNLNYINRYTDEFTKIFKEFPEYYSSFQINGFNGVQTGIGGFLLKPWDERSRTQMAILPEVQARLADISGLQIFGFNLPSLPGTGEGLPFQFVVNTANDYASLLQVVERIKARATESGKFAFLDIDLAFDKPEVVVEIDRAKAAQVGVSMQDLGGTLATLLGEAEINRFTIEGRSYKVIAQVERPYRDNPGWLNNYYVRSSEGQLLALSTLIKVTDRARPRQLNQFQQLNSAIIQGFPIVSMGEAIDTIRQIAIEEAPAGYAYDYAGASRQYVQEGSALWVTFALALAIIFLVLAAQFESFRDPLVILVTVPLSICGALIPLFLGFSSMNIYTQVGLVTLIGLISKHGILIVEFANQLRRDKGLSARQAVEEAAAIRLRPVLMTTAAMVFGMVPLILATGAGAVSRFDIGMVIATGMSVGTLFTLFVLPCVYTLLAAPDPKTTALPDPEQSAHRG, from the coding sequence ATGGCTTTTACAGACCCGTTCATCCGTCGTCCGGTGCTCGCCACGGTGGTCAGCCTGCTGATCGTGCTGCTGGGTTTTCAGGCATTCAGCAAACTGACCATCCGCCAGTATCCGCAGATGGAAAACGCCCTGATTACCGTCACCACCGCGTACCCCGGCGCCAATGCCGAGACGATTCAGGGCTACATCACCCAACCTCTGCAACAGAGTCTGGCCAGTGCCGAAGGCATCGACTACATGACGTCGGTCAGCCGCCAGAACTTCTCGGTCATCTCCATCTACGCGCGCATCGGCTCGGACAGCGACCGGCTGTTTACCGAACTGCTGGCCAAGGCCAACGAGGTAAAGAACAAACTGCCTCAGGACGCCGAGGACCCGGTGTTGAGCAAAGAAGCGGCTGATGCATCGGCGCTGATGTACGTCAGTTTCTATAGCTCGGAGTTGAGCAACCCGCAGATCACCGATTACCTGTCCCGGGTCATCCAGCCCAAGCTGGCGACCCTGCCCGGGATGGCCGAAGCGCAGATCCTCGGCAATCAGGTATTCGCCATGCGCCTGTGGCTGGACCCGGTTCGTCTGGCAGGCTTCGGCCTGACAGCGGCAGATGTCACTGATGCCGTGCGCCGCTACAACTTCCTGGCCGCCGCTGGCGAAGTCAAAGGCGAGTACGTGGTCACCTCGATCAATGCCAGCACGGACCTGAAGTCCGCCGAGGCCTTTGCCGCCATTCCTCTCAAGACCGCGGGCGACAGTCGCGTGCTGCTCGGTGACGTGGCCCGCGTCGAGATGGGCGCCGAAAACTACGACACGGTCAGCTCCTTCGATGGCATCCCGTCGGTGTACATCGCGATCAAAGGCACCCCCAGCTCAAACCCGCTGGATGTGATCAAGGAAGTGCGGCGCATCATGCCCGAGCTCGAAAGCCAGCTGCCGCCGGGCCTGAAAGTATCCATCGCCTACGACGCGACATTGTTCATTCAGGCGTCGATCAGTGAAGTGGTGAAGACGCTGATCGAAGCCGTGTTGATCGTCATAGTCGTAGTATTCCTGTTTCTCGGCGCGTTGCGCTCGGTGCTGATCCCGGTCATCACCATTCCGCTGTCCATGGTCGGTGTGCTGTTTTTCATGCAACTGATGGGTTACTCCATCAACCTGCTGACGTTGCTGGCCATGGTGCTGGCTATCGGTCTGGTGGTGGACGACGCCATCGTCGTGGTGGAGAACATTCATCGGCACATCGAAAAAGGTAAAACGCCGTTCGACGCGGCCATCGAAGGCGCCCGTGAGATCGCCATGCCGGTCGTCTCCATGACAGTGACGCTGGCAGCTGTCTATGCGCCCATCGGGTTTCTGGAGGGGCTGACCGGCGCGCTGTTCAAGGAGTTCGCCCTGACCCTGGCCGGAGCGGTGGTGATTTCCGGCATCGTCGCGCTGACCTTGTCGCCGATGATGTGCGCCTTCTTGCTGCGTCATGACGAGAACCCCAGCGGGCTGTCGCACAAACTTGACCAGATGTTCGAACGCCTCAAGCGGCGCTACCAGAGCATGCTGCATGGCACCCTCAATACCCGTCCAGTGGTGTTGGTGTTTGCGTTGATCATTCTGTGCCTGATTCCGGTCCTGCTCAAGTTCACCAAGTCGGAGCTGGCGCCGGATGAAGACCAGGGAATCATTTTCATGATGGCGACCTCGCCGCAGCCCACCAACCTCAACTACATCAACCGCTACACCGATGAGTTCACCAAAATTTTCAAGGAGTTTCCCGAGTACTACTCCTCATTCCAGATCAACGGATTCAACGGGGTGCAGACCGGCATCGGCGGCTTCCTGCTAAAACCGTGGGATGAACGCAGTCGCACCCAAATGGCGATCCTTCCCGAAGTCCAGGCGAGGCTGGCTGACATCAGCGGCCTGCAGATCTTTGGCTTCAACCTTCCATCCCTCCCCGGGACCGGCGAAGGGCTGCCGTTCCAGTTTGTGGTCAACACCGCCAACGACTATGCATCGCTGTTGCAGGTCGTCGAGCGCATCAAGGCCCGCGCGACGGAGTCAGGAAAGTTTGCTTTTCTCGATATCGACCTGGCCTTCGATAAACCGGAAGTGGTGGTGGAAATCGATCGGGCCAAGGCGGCTCAGGTGGGTGTTTCCATGCAGGATCTGGGCGGCACCCTGGCTACGCTGCTGGGCGAGGCTGAAATCAACCGCTTTACCATTGAAGGCCGCAGCTACAAGGTGATCGCCCAGGTCGAACGGCCCTATCGGGATAACCCCGGCTGGCTGAACAACTATTACGTGCGCAGCAGCGAGGGCCAGTTGCTTGCCCTGTCGACGCTGATCAAGGTCACCGACCGGGCGCGACCGCGTCAGCTCAATCAGTTCCAGCAACTCAACTCGGCGATCATTCAGGGCTTTCCCATCGTCAGCATGGGTGAAGCCATTGACACCATCCGGCAGATCGCCATTGAAGAAGCGCCTGCCGGGTATGCCTATGACTACGCCGGTGCCTCCCGGCAGTACGTGCAGGAAGGCAGCGCTTTATGGGTGACCTTCGCCCTGGCGCTGGCGATTATCTTCCTGGTGCTGGCAGCCCAGTTCGAAAGCTTCCGCGATCCATTGGTCATCCTGGTCACGGTTCCGCTGTCGATCTGCGGCGCGCTGATCCCGCTGTTCCTGGGTTTCTCCAGCATGAACATCTACACCCAGGTCGGGCTGGTGACCTTGATCGGCTTGATCAGTAAGCACGGCATCCTGATTGTCGAGTTCGCCAATCAGCTGCGGCGTGACAAAGGCTTGTCCGCCCGGCAAGCAGTGGAAGAAGCTGCGGCGATTCGTCTACGTCCGGTGCTGATGACAACGGCCGCCATGGTCTTTGGCATGGTGCCGTTGATCCTCGCCACGGGTGCGGGCGCGGTTAGCCGTTTTGACATTGGTATGGTGATCGCAACGGGTATGTCCGTGGGTACGCTGTTCACCCTGTTCGTGCTGCCCTGCGTGTATACCCTGCTCGCAGCACCGGACCCGAAAACGACAGCGCTGCCCGATCCGGAGCAATCCGCTCACCGGGGCTGA
- the mexA gene encoding hemolysin D, with product MLRRRMLIMLGVVLLVVLLLAGYKGFSIYQQIQQFSAPKPPVSVAVATVSERPWQSRLPAIGTLKALQGVDLSLEIAGTVKAVQFESGQKVRQGQSLLQMDSDVEKALLGTAQADLGLAQVEYGRGSRLVGDQAISRGDFDKLAAQLKKASATVAQLNASLAKKSILAPFSGTIGIRQVDVGDYLASGTVIATLQDLSSLYVDFYVPEQSLPKLAVGQIAQVSVAAYPEQTFEATLSAINPKVDDATRNVLIRATLPNPESKLLPGMFANLQVLLPGPKSQIVLPESAITYTLYGNSVYVVVPKKTADGQPEKDAKGQQQLVVDRRFVETGERRDGWVIISKGVQPGEQVVSGGQLKLDNGTHVAISADKTLQAEQNGQPKAD from the coding sequence ATGCTGCGTCGCCGGATGCTGATCATGTTGGGCGTTGTGTTGCTGGTCGTACTGCTGCTGGCGGGCTACAAGGGTTTTTCCATCTATCAGCAGATTCAACAATTCTCTGCCCCCAAGCCACCTGTCAGCGTGGCGGTGGCCACCGTCAGTGAACGGCCGTGGCAAAGCCGCCTGCCGGCGATCGGCACGCTCAAGGCCTTGCAGGGTGTGGATTTGAGTCTGGAAATCGCCGGCACAGTAAAGGCCGTGCAATTCGAGTCCGGGCAAAAGGTTCGGCAGGGCCAATCGCTGCTGCAGATGGACAGCGATGTTGAAAAAGCTTTGCTGGGCACCGCACAGGCTGACCTGGGGCTTGCACAGGTGGAATACGGCCGAGGGAGCAGGCTGGTGGGTGATCAGGCGATCTCCAGGGGCGACTTCGACAAGCTTGCCGCCCAACTGAAAAAAGCCAGCGCCACGGTCGCTCAGTTGAATGCCTCGCTGGCCAAAAAAAGCATCCTTGCGCCGTTCAGCGGCACCATCGGCATCCGTCAGGTGGACGTGGGTGACTACCTCGCCAGCGGCACGGTGATAGCCACGTTGCAGGACCTGAGCAGCCTGTATGTCGACTTCTATGTGCCGGAACAATCGCTGCCGAAGCTGGCGGTGGGCCAGATCGCTCAGGTTAGTGTCGCCGCGTACCCCGAGCAGACCTTTGAGGCAACCCTCAGCGCCATCAACCCCAAAGTGGACGATGCCACCCGCAATGTACTGATTCGCGCCACCCTGCCCAACCCTGAAAGCAAACTGCTGCCCGGTATGTTTGCCAACCTGCAGGTGTTACTGCCGGGGCCGAAAAGCCAGATCGTCCTGCCTGAAAGCGCCATCACCTACACCCTTTACGGCAATTCGGTGTATGTGGTGGTGCCGAAAAAAACCGCTGACGGCCAGCCGGAAAAAGACGCCAAGGGTCAGCAGCAGCTTGTTGTCGATCGCCGTTTCGTAGAGACCGGGGAGCGCCGCGACGGGTGGGTCATTATCAGCAAAGGCGTGCAGCCCGGCGAACAGGTCGTCAGTGGCGGACAGCTCAAGCTAGACAATGGCACACACGTTGCCATCAGCGCAGACAAGACTCTGCAAGCCGAACAGAACGGCCAGCCAAAAGCTGACTGA